A single Scleropages formosus chromosome 4, fSclFor1.1, whole genome shotgun sequence DNA region contains:
- the lcp2a gene encoding lymphocyte cytosolic protein 2a isoform X2: MSSETIPSKSEVMGWNAPRLAEYMRKLDLGGCDKVIMKHSMNGPRFLNMSDNDLQKFPKIHAPYIAKICQEIKRKEEKKTGFFIRNKPPPKNWEPEPVQQDHGWDSEEFDQSDDNYESPDAEDDDADDGDYESPTEGDPNGGGFENDNDYEPPPSGPEEMVKQICPAKPMGESDYIDNTRNRVVSLKTAQNMPPTPPERPGSGPPPPTAARPGPPCPGPRRDQSPSKPFRAPNMPPTVDRTKKPGSVERILPGHPDRDLQLSGRKPGGVTDNPAPPRRPLPGEKTEMPRLPKPPLPGMVNRSSSSVGKFPSSPRPSLQESRNDLQDDGHMPRPGGGAVSNSNTFPLPSRGLSPRPGPAAHPYSSESVPSNIMGGGSLPSRLSEVLSGHRAPPQGPNRHTLPPPQPRQPPPMLPEPDPDDDQDLDPLWYVGQVTRGQAEGYLRAINQDGTYLVRDSSRRSSVQPYTLMVLYQDKVYNIQIRYNSEKDVFLLGTNTKNRETFMRVRDIIQFHTQVPLLLIEAKDRGAGPQKQCPLIYPVQYR, encoded by the exons ATGAGTTCTGAGACAATTCCCTCCAAGTCGGAGGTCATGGGTTGGAACGCACCCCGGCTGGCAGAGTACATGAGAAAG CTGGACCTGGGAGGCTGCGACAAGGTCATCATGAAGCACAGCATGAATGGGCCGCGTTTCCTG AACATGtctgacaatgacctgcagaaGTTCCCCAAGATTCATGCACC GTACATCGCCAAAATCTGCcaagaaataaagagaaaagaagagaagaaaacaggatTTTTTATAAGAAA CAAACCACCACCGAAGAACTGGGAGCCAG AGCCGGTGCAGCAGGATCATGGCTGGGATTCCGAGGAATTT GACCAGAGCGATGACAACTACGAGAGCCCCGATGCGGAAGATGACGATGCAGACGACGGCGATTACGAGTCCCCGACAGAAGGGGACCCTAACGGGGGAGGCTTTGAAAACGACAACGATTACGAGCCGCCACCTTCCGGCCCTGAGGAGATGGTGAAGCAGATCTGCCCTGCCAAGCCCATGGGCGAGAGTGACTACATAG ACAATACCCGCAACCGTGTCGTTTCGCTGAAGACAGCTCAGAACATGCCCCCGACTCCACCGGAGCGCCCAGGATCTGGGCCACCTCCTCCTACCGCAGCCCGT CCAGGGCCTCCCTGTCCCGGTCCCCGGCGAGATCAGTCTCCGTCGAAACCCTTCAGGGCTCCAAACATGC CTCCAACAGTGGACCGAACCAAAAAGCCAGGCTCTGTGGAACGAATCTTGCCGGGTCATCCAGACAGAGATCTTCAGTTATCAG GACGGAAGCCCGGTGGTGTCACCGACAAC CCTGCTCCACCGAGAAG GCCCCTGCCTGgagagaaaactgaaatgcCTCGACTGCCCAAACCACCGCTCCCTGGAATGGTCAACAGGTCCAGTTCTTCCGTTGGAAAGTTCCCGTCGTCACCCAG GCCCAGTCTGCAAGAAAGCAGAAATGAT CTGCAAGACGATG GACACATGCCAAGGCCAGGAGGAGGGGCTGTGTCCAACTCCAACACCTTCCCCTTGCCCTCCCGTGGTCTGTCACCCCGACCAGGGCCCGCTGCGCATCCATACTCTTCAGAAAG CGTGCCCTCTAACATTATGGGAGGCGGATCCCTGCCATCCAGGCTGAGCGAAG TGCTGAGCGGTCACCGGGCCCCACCACAAGGTCCCAACAGGCACACATTGCCACCACCTCAGCCCAGGCAACCGCCACCGATGCTGCCGGAGCCGGATCCAGACGACGATCAG GATCTCGACCCGCTGTGGTACGTGGGTCAGGTGACCCGAGGACAGGCGGAAGGCTATTTAAGGGCCATCAACCAG GACGGCACGTACCTTGTACGGGACAGTTCGAGGAGGTCATCGGTCCAGCCGTACACCCTCATGGTGCTCTACCAGGACAAAGTGTACAACATCCAGATCCGCTACAACAGCGAAAAAGACGTCTTCCTACTAGGCACCAACACGAAGAACCGCGAG ACCTTCATGAGGGTGAGGGACATCATTCAGTTCCACACCCAGGTGCCACTTCTTCTGATTGAAGCAAAGGACCGTGGGGCAGGACCACAGAAACAGTGCCCACTGATATACCCGGTACAGTACCGATGA
- the lcp2a gene encoding lymphocyte cytosolic protein 2a isoform X1 — translation MSSETIPSKSEVMGWNAPRLAEYMRKLDLGGCDKVIMKHSMNGPRFLNMSDNDLQKFPKIHAPYIAKICQEIKRKEEKKTGFFIRNKPPPKNWEPEPVQQDHGWDSEEFDQSDDNYESPDAEDDDADDGDYESPTEGDPNGGGFENDNDYEPPPSGPEEMVKQICPAKPMGESDYIDNTRNRVVSLKTAQNMPPTPPERPGSGPPPPTAARPGPPCPGPRRDQSPSKPFRAPNMPPTVDRTKKPGSVERILPGHPDRDLQLSGRKPGGVTDNPAPPRRPLPGEKTEMPRLPKPPLPGMVNRSSSSVGKFPSSPRPSLQESRNDLQDDVGHMPRPGGGAVSNSNTFPLPSRGLSPRPGPAAHPYSSESVPSNIMGGGSLPSRLSEVLSGHRAPPQGPNRHTLPPPQPRQPPPMLPEPDPDDDQDLDPLWYVGQVTRGQAEGYLRAINQDGTYLVRDSSRRSSVQPYTLMVLYQDKVYNIQIRYNSEKDVFLLGTNTKNRETFMRVRDIIQFHTQVPLLLIEAKDRGAGPQKQCPLIYPVQYR, via the exons ATGAGTTCTGAGACAATTCCCTCCAAGTCGGAGGTCATGGGTTGGAACGCACCCCGGCTGGCAGAGTACATGAGAAAG CTGGACCTGGGAGGCTGCGACAAGGTCATCATGAAGCACAGCATGAATGGGCCGCGTTTCCTG AACATGtctgacaatgacctgcagaaGTTCCCCAAGATTCATGCACC GTACATCGCCAAAATCTGCcaagaaataaagagaaaagaagagaagaaaacaggatTTTTTATAAGAAA CAAACCACCACCGAAGAACTGGGAGCCAG AGCCGGTGCAGCAGGATCATGGCTGGGATTCCGAGGAATTT GACCAGAGCGATGACAACTACGAGAGCCCCGATGCGGAAGATGACGATGCAGACGACGGCGATTACGAGTCCCCGACAGAAGGGGACCCTAACGGGGGAGGCTTTGAAAACGACAACGATTACGAGCCGCCACCTTCCGGCCCTGAGGAGATGGTGAAGCAGATCTGCCCTGCCAAGCCCATGGGCGAGAGTGACTACATAG ACAATACCCGCAACCGTGTCGTTTCGCTGAAGACAGCTCAGAACATGCCCCCGACTCCACCGGAGCGCCCAGGATCTGGGCCACCTCCTCCTACCGCAGCCCGT CCAGGGCCTCCCTGTCCCGGTCCCCGGCGAGATCAGTCTCCGTCGAAACCCTTCAGGGCTCCAAACATGC CTCCAACAGTGGACCGAACCAAAAAGCCAGGCTCTGTGGAACGAATCTTGCCGGGTCATCCAGACAGAGATCTTCAGTTATCAG GACGGAAGCCCGGTGGTGTCACCGACAAC CCTGCTCCACCGAGAAG GCCCCTGCCTGgagagaaaactgaaatgcCTCGACTGCCCAAACCACCGCTCCCTGGAATGGTCAACAGGTCCAGTTCTTCCGTTGGAAAGTTCCCGTCGTCACCCAG GCCCAGTCTGCAAGAAAGCAGAAATGAT CTGCAAGACGATG TAGGACACATGCCAAGGCCAGGAGGAGGGGCTGTGTCCAACTCCAACACCTTCCCCTTGCCCTCCCGTGGTCTGTCACCCCGACCAGGGCCCGCTGCGCATCCATACTCTTCAGAAAG CGTGCCCTCTAACATTATGGGAGGCGGATCCCTGCCATCCAGGCTGAGCGAAG TGCTGAGCGGTCACCGGGCCCCACCACAAGGTCCCAACAGGCACACATTGCCACCACCTCAGCCCAGGCAACCGCCACCGATGCTGCCGGAGCCGGATCCAGACGACGATCAG GATCTCGACCCGCTGTGGTACGTGGGTCAGGTGACCCGAGGACAGGCGGAAGGCTATTTAAGGGCCATCAACCAG GACGGCACGTACCTTGTACGGGACAGTTCGAGGAGGTCATCGGTCCAGCCGTACACCCTCATGGTGCTCTACCAGGACAAAGTGTACAACATCCAGATCCGCTACAACAGCGAAAAAGACGTCTTCCTACTAGGCACCAACACGAAGAACCGCGAG ACCTTCATGAGGGTGAGGGACATCATTCAGTTCCACACCCAGGTGCCACTTCTTCTGATTGAAGCAAAGGACCGTGGGGCAGGACCACAGAAACAGTGCCCACTGATATACCCGGTACAGTACCGATGA
- the lcp2a gene encoding lymphocyte cytosolic protein 2a isoform X3: MSSETIPSKSEVMGWNAPRLAEYMRKLDLGGCDKVIMKHSMNGPRFLNMSDNDLQKFPKIHAPYIAKICQEIKRKEEKKTGFFIRNKPPPKNWEPEPVQQDHGWDSEEFDQSDDNYESPDAEDDDADDGDYESPTEGDPNGGGFENDNDYEPPPSGPEEMVKQICPAKPMGESDYIDNTRNRVVSLKTAQNMPPTPPERPGSGPPPPTAARPGPPCPGPRRDQSPSKPFRAPNMPPTVDRTKKPGSVERILPGHPDRDLQLSGRKPGGVTDNPAPPRRPLPGEKTEMPRLPKPPLPGMVNRSSSSVGKFPSSPRPSLQESRNDLQDDVGHMPRPGGGAVSNSNTFPLPSRGLSPRPGPAAHPYSSESVPSNIMGGGSLPSRLSEVLSGHRAPPQGPNRHTLPPPQPRQPPPMLPEPDPDDDQDLDPLWYVGQVTRGQAEGYLRAINQVSHFACSSWGSCAPEVLQSPQKPFNRCKIAIRRVT, from the exons ATGAGTTCTGAGACAATTCCCTCCAAGTCGGAGGTCATGGGTTGGAACGCACCCCGGCTGGCAGAGTACATGAGAAAG CTGGACCTGGGAGGCTGCGACAAGGTCATCATGAAGCACAGCATGAATGGGCCGCGTTTCCTG AACATGtctgacaatgacctgcagaaGTTCCCCAAGATTCATGCACC GTACATCGCCAAAATCTGCcaagaaataaagagaaaagaagagaagaaaacaggatTTTTTATAAGAAA CAAACCACCACCGAAGAACTGGGAGCCAG AGCCGGTGCAGCAGGATCATGGCTGGGATTCCGAGGAATTT GACCAGAGCGATGACAACTACGAGAGCCCCGATGCGGAAGATGACGATGCAGACGACGGCGATTACGAGTCCCCGACAGAAGGGGACCCTAACGGGGGAGGCTTTGAAAACGACAACGATTACGAGCCGCCACCTTCCGGCCCTGAGGAGATGGTGAAGCAGATCTGCCCTGCCAAGCCCATGGGCGAGAGTGACTACATAG ACAATACCCGCAACCGTGTCGTTTCGCTGAAGACAGCTCAGAACATGCCCCCGACTCCACCGGAGCGCCCAGGATCTGGGCCACCTCCTCCTACCGCAGCCCGT CCAGGGCCTCCCTGTCCCGGTCCCCGGCGAGATCAGTCTCCGTCGAAACCCTTCAGGGCTCCAAACATGC CTCCAACAGTGGACCGAACCAAAAAGCCAGGCTCTGTGGAACGAATCTTGCCGGGTCATCCAGACAGAGATCTTCAGTTATCAG GACGGAAGCCCGGTGGTGTCACCGACAAC CCTGCTCCACCGAGAAG GCCCCTGCCTGgagagaaaactgaaatgcCTCGACTGCCCAAACCACCGCTCCCTGGAATGGTCAACAGGTCCAGTTCTTCCGTTGGAAAGTTCCCGTCGTCACCCAG GCCCAGTCTGCAAGAAAGCAGAAATGAT CTGCAAGACGATG TAGGACACATGCCAAGGCCAGGAGGAGGGGCTGTGTCCAACTCCAACACCTTCCCCTTGCCCTCCCGTGGTCTGTCACCCCGACCAGGGCCCGCTGCGCATCCATACTCTTCAGAAAG CGTGCCCTCTAACATTATGGGAGGCGGATCCCTGCCATCCAGGCTGAGCGAAG TGCTGAGCGGTCACCGGGCCCCACCACAAGGTCCCAACAGGCACACATTGCCACCACCTCAGCCCAGGCAACCGCCACCGATGCTGCCGGAGCCGGATCCAGACGACGATCAG GATCTCGACCCGCTGTGGTACGTGGGTCAGGTGACCCGAGGACAGGCGGAAGGCTATTTAAGGGCCATCAACCAGGTGAGTCACTTTGCTTGTTCCTCTTGGGGATCATGCGCACCTGAGGTCCTTCAATCCCCACAGAAGCCATTTAATCGTTGTAAAATCGCAATACGGagggtaacatag
- the zmat2 gene encoding zinc finger matrin-type protein 2: MASGSGSKNDFRRKWDKEEYEQLAQKRLTEEREKKDGKPAVPVKRELLRHRDYKVDLESKLGKTIVITKTTPQAEMGGYYCNVCDCVVKDSINFLDHINGKKHQRNLGMSMRVERSSLDQVKKRFEINKKKLEEKQKEYDFEERMKELREEEEKAKAYKKEKQKEKKRKAEEDLNFEEDDEMAAVMGFSGFGSSKKGH, encoded by the exons AGTAAGAATGACTTCAGGAGAAAGTGGGACAAGGAGGAGTACGAGCAGCTGGCCCAGAAGCGGCTCACGGAGGAGCGCGAGAAGAAGGATG GCAAGCCAGCTGTTCCAGTCAAGCGGGAGCTCCTGCGACACAGAGACTACAAGGTTGACCTTGAGTCCAAGCTGGGGAAGACCATTGTCATTACAAAGACAACACCTCAGGCAGAAATGGGCGG GTACTACTGCAACGTGTGTGACTGCGTTGTGAAAGATTCCATCAACTTTTTGGACCACATCAATGGGAAGAAAC ATCAGAGGAACCTGGGAATGTCCATGCGTGTTGAACGATCTTCGCTGGACCAGGTTAAAAAACGTTTTgagataaataagaaaaaattggaagaaaaacagaaagagtaTGATTTTGAAGAGCGCATGAAAGAGCTACGAGAAGAG GAGGAGAAGGCAAAGGCTTataagaaagagaaacagaaagagaagaagCGCAAGGCAGAAGAGGACTTGAATTTtgaggaagatgatgaaatGGCTGCTGTGATGGGATTCTCAGGGTTTGGCTCTTCCAAGAAGGGCCACTGA